The Leptospira paudalimensis region TATTGGCGCTCAAACTCTTCTTTTGCATGTTTTAAGTCTCCCCTTGCCACCATTTCATTTGCTTTTTTGAATCCGTGTAAAGCTTCTTTGACATCTTTAGCTCGGATGGTTTCACCTGGAACTAAGATGCTCAATCGTTCAATGATATTAGCAAGTTCCCTTACATTTCCTGGCCAGAAATGGGAAGAAAGAGCATCGAGACCTTCTCGATCAATGGTTTTAGCAGATAAATTGTTTTTTGATATGGATTTTTTTAAATAAAATTCTGCAAGGAGAGGAATATCTTGGTTTCTTTCACGTAACGGCGGTAATTCGATAGGTATTACATTGAGTGCATAATACAAATCTTCTCGAAATTTACCTTCACGGATTGCTTCCTCTACATTTGAATTGGTAGCCGCAATGATACGGACATCTACAGGGATGGTTTCCTTACCACCGACTCTTTCCAATTTTTGGTCAAGAATGACTTTTAATACTTTCGATTGTAAGGATAAACTCAAATCACATACTTCATCCAAAAAAAGAGTGCCATGTTGGGCAAGTTCCCATTTCCCAATTTTTATCTCGTTTGGTTCCCCTTGGACAAATTCAGATCCAAATAACTCCTGTTCAGTTGTATCTTCCGGTAAGGAAGCACAATTAAATTCAATGTAAGGTTCATTTTTCCGTTTTGAATTTTGATGGATTGACCTAGCTGTTAATTCTTTTCCTGTTCCATTTTCACCAAAAATAAAAACACGGGCATTTGTTTCTGCAGCTTGGAAAACAGAAAACTTAACACGAGTGATGGAAGGTGATTCACCTAAAATTTGATCTACCTCAAGCTGAAAATCTGGCAGTCCAGAATCTTTTGTTTTTTCAATTGAAGTTTCGATTGTTTGGATCACCTTTTCAATGGACAATGGTTTTTCCAAAAAATCGATTGCGCCTTTTTTTGTAGCATTTACGGCAAGTTCAATCGTTCCATGACCGGAAATCATCACGACGGGAAGACTGGGGAAAAGTTTTTTGCATTCATCTAATATGACTAAACCATCTTCCTTTCCAACCCAAACATCCAATAATAATAGGGAAGGTCTTTCCTTGGACAAAGCTTTCATTAAAGTTTTTCCATTTGAAAAATCTTCAACTACATAATCTTCGTCTTCTAAAATGACTCGTAATGATTTACGAATTTCTTTCTCATCATCTAATATATAAATCAATTTCTGCATCAGGAAAGTTCCAAGGGAAGTTCGATTCGAAACTTACACCCACCTAACTTTGAGTTTTCAACCGAGATGTGACCATGGTGATCTATGATTGTTTTTTGGACAATGGTTAGTCCAATTCCTGATCCATGTTTTTCCTTCGTTGAAAAATAGGGTTCAAATATTTTTTCCCTCCATTCTTCCTTAAGACCAGGACCAGAATCGTCAATTTCAACGATGACACTTTTCCTAAGTGCTTTTTTTTGCAATTTAGACATGACACGAATTTTTTTACGTTTTGTTTCTAATATGTCCATCTCTTCTTTTGAATTGTCATGCGACAATATTGCTTCCACAGCATTTTTGATAAGATTATTGATCACACCAAGAAACAATCGTTTATCGAGGAATATTTCTGGTAAATTTTCCGCAAGCTTTAGTTCAAATTCTATATCAGATGTATCTCGAAAAAGGGCTACTGCTTCTTCCAAGATAGGATTGATGTGTTGGTTGATGAGGACAGGAACTGGCATTCTAGCAAATTCGCTAAATTCCTTCACCAAATGTTCCAGAACACGTACTTGTCCAATGATAGTTTCCGTTGCATCAAAGATCACTGATTCTAAATTTTCCTTCTTCGGATTTTGGAATTTTCGTTGGATCCTTTGTGCCGAGAGTTGAATGGGAGTGAGTGGATTTTTGATTTCGTGTGCCATCCGTTGTGCCACTTCTTTCCAGGCGGCTATCCGTTGTGTGTGCATGAGCTCATCGGATTTTGCTTTTAAATCACTAACCATTTGATTGAAACTATCAATCAAAATACCCATTTCTCCTTCCTCGGTTTTTTCTAATCTGACATCAGATTCACCAAGAGAAACTTTTTTTGTAGCATTTGCCAAATTGATAATGGGTTTTGAAATTCGCCTCGCAAATAAAAAAGAAAACAAGATTGCAATTAAAAACATGGAAAAAGAAAAACTAGCGATTGTAATGCGAACACTGAACGGAATTTTTTCTTTCCACAAACTTACCTTTTCATAGGTTGAAGTTGCATTGATGATATTTAATACATCTGACTCCATTCCTTTATGGATTCGCTCTGCTATCATGACAGTTCGGTCATTGTCTAAATCAAATTTTGCAACTAAATAGGATTTTTCATGATCATAATAACGACTTAAGTAGATTCCACTTTTTTCAGATTCTACAAACTCCAAAGCAGAAAATTGGCGGAATAAATTTTTGGACTCAAACTGAACTTTATTTTTTTCACGGTAACCTAAATAGTATTCATTTTTTTCAATCAGTCCATCTTTGATTCCATTCTGAAAAATCGTAAATCCTTCGGATTTTTCACGGAGTAGTGCCGAACGAAACTTAGAGACTAGTTCCAAAAAAGAATTTTGATTTTCTCTCTCTACTTGGTGGACAAGTAAATTTGCGGAACGTAACGCATTCGATATATCAACTCGATAAAAACCTTCAATGAGCCTTCCCGTCAGGTTCGATGACAATATAAAGATAGGTAAAGAAGGCACAAGAGCTACAAATAAAAAAGCAAGTGTGAGCCTGTACCGAATGGAACTTCGAATTTTACCAGTTTCACGATTCCTACGGTTCCTATAGATATAACTCAAAATTAAAGAAAGGATAAAAAACGGAATGAGGATGAATACGTAAGTATCTAATTTTGAGTAGAAAGATATATCTTCTTCTTCCCGAAAGAATACAAGTTCGGAAAAACCAACGGAGATGGCTAACGTCAAAAAAAAGATAAAAATATCACGGACATAATAACGATTTTCGTCAGAAAGAGATGGCAAGAAACGAGAGAATTTACTTGGCATTTGTTTCAAAATTTTGAGTCACAAGAGTTTCTAAAGCTTGTAATGCCTCCTCTTCCTTGTTTCCATCAGCTTTTACGGAAAACACAGTTCCTGGTCCTAACGCGAGCATCATAAGACCCATGATTGATTTCCCATTTACTTCGATGTCATCTTTCATAACAAAAATTTCACAAGGAAAACTAGCAGCTACTTTTACAAATAAAGATGCTGGTCTTGCATGGAGTCCTGTACTATCTTCTCTAATCTTTAATTGGATTTGTTTCAATGGTGCTCTGCTGGATATAGGTATTGAGTTTATTAGAAAATTCTTTTGCGCTATTTTTCCCCATCTTACGTAACCTTTGGTTCATAGCTGCGGTTTCCACAATAATAGGAATATTTCTACCAGGTTTAACTGGGATTTCGATATAAGGAACTGATACACCAAGTATTTCTTCCATACTCTGTTCAATACCTGTTCTTTCGTAATCTCCAGATGTTTGTTCTTCCCATTCTTTTAAATTGATGATAAGTTCTATGAGTTTATGATCCCTAACAGATCCAACACCAAACAAATCTTTGATGTTAAGGATACCAAGTCCCCTAATTTCCATATGGTGGCGGAGTAAATCGGAACACGAACCTATCAAATAACTTTCACTGAGACGTCTAATCTCAACCATATCGTCAGCAACCAAACGGTGGCCTCTTTCAATGAGTTCAAGTGCTGTTTCACTTTTTCCCACACCCGATCGACCAGTCAGTAAGGTTCCAATCCCAAACACTTCAATGAGTACTCCATGGCGCATGGTCCTTGGTGCGAGGGCTCGATCTAAAATTTGCGAAATCAAGGTAATGAATCGATGGGTGGCAATTTCTGTTTTGAATAACGGAATTCCTTTTTCTTTTGCTCTTTCCACAAAAGGAATTTGTGGTTCATTCCCATGTGTGTAGATGATGCAATTGAGATGGAACTCAAAAAACTTATCAGTGATTTCGTTTAGTTTCTCTTGTGATAATGAATTGAGATATGCCCATTCCCCTTTACCTAAAATTTGGATTCTGTCATTGGCAAAAAAATCAAAAAAACCTGTAAGGGAAAGACCAGGTCGATTGATTTCTGCACTATTAATTCGATTCGATAGTCCAACCTCTCCAGTAACCAATACAAGTTGTAAGTCTTCATGGTCTCGAAGAATGGTTTCCACTGTAATTCCTGGAACTGGCATCGATTACCCCTTGAGTGAACTGATTCGCTTTCTTTCGTTGGATGGAAGGATGCGTAAGACCTTACGGTATTTTGCCACAGTCCTACGCGCAATTTCAATACCTTTTTTCTCCATCAGTTCCACGATATCTTGGTCGGAAAGAGGATTGTTTTCATCTTCTTCTTTGACCAAATTCCGAATGATTTCATGTATTTTTTTAGAACTCTCTTTTCCACCTTCCGCTGATTTTACACCAGAGGAAAAAAACCACTTTAATTCAAAAATTCCCCAAGTGGTTTGGATGTATTTATTGGTGGTGATACGAGAGATTGTTGATTCATGTAAATTTAATTTTTCAGCAACTTCTTTGAGTGTGAGAGGTTTGATAAAACCAATTCCACCTCTAAAAAAATCAACCTGGAAATCGATAATACAACTAACAACTCTCTGTAAGGTTTGCCTTCTTTGTTGGATGGACCTGATGAGCCACTGCGCGGAACTATACTTTGTCTGAAAGTATTCTTTCTCTTTTGGAGGGAGCTTATGGTTTAATAATTCTTTGTATTCTTCTTGGATTGTGAGTTTTGGTAACCATTCGTCATTGATAAAAATATTAAACTCGTTTCCCACTTGTTTCACAACAACATCGGCAACTACATAATCAATTTTTCTTCCTTGGTAAGTTGTAGCAGGGTATGGTTCTAATTTTTTAATCAACCTAGCCAAACTTAGAATATCTTCTTCAGTGATTTTTAAATTTTTTGCAATTTTTTTATAATCAACCTTTTCTAAATCAGAAAGAAATTCCCCTATCAGTTGGTGCAATACGATATTATCAGGAAACAAAATCCTTCCTTGGATGAGAAGGGTTTCTTGCATATCCTTGGCTCCAATTCCAATTGGGTCCAACTCATTGATCACTTGCAATACCCTACGAACTTTGGCCTCAGGATAACCCATTTCCTTGGATACAAGTGTCAAATCATCAGTGATGAAACCTTTTTCATCTATCATACTGATTAACACTTCACCAATTTCAAATTCCAATTTTGTGAGTTTGATGAGTCGCAGTTGGTTCAGCAAATGTTCTTCTAATGTTTCTCCACGTGTGGAAGATTCGATGTATTTCTGATTTCGATCACTTGCTTCGGTATCATAGGTTCGTGGGCCTTCTAACGAATAACTATCTTGCCAATTAACATCTGTACTTTTTTCGTGATTGAGTTTTTCCAATCGTTTTACTTCATCAATGGAAAAAAGCTCCGGCATTTTCGATTTTTCGTCTACTCCCACTTCGTCAAGGAGTGGGTTTTCCAATAATTCGTTTTGAATTTTGTCTGATAATTCTAGAGTTGATAAAGATAATAGTTCAATGGACTGACGTAAGTCCTGGGTCATCACCAGTTTTTGCGTTTGGCGTTGTGAAAGTGAAGCCCCGAGTTTCATCTAAAGTTTAAAATCCTCACCTAAATAAATTCGACGTGTTTCAGGATCGTTGATGAGATCATCCGCAGTTCCAGATATCAGAATCCTTCCACTATACATAATATAAGCTCTATCAGTAATCTTTAAAGTTTCCCTAACGTTATGGTCTGTAATTAAAATCCCAAGCCCTCTTTCTTTTAAGGATTGGATTACATTTTGAATATCTTTCACTGCGATCGGGTCAACACCTGCAAAAGGTTCATCTAACAAAATAAAGTCGGGATTAGTGACTAATGCCCTGGCAATTTCACATCTCCTTCGTTCTCCACCAGAAAGTGTATATCCTTTTTGATTTGCTACTCGCATGATTTGAAGTTCCATGAGAAGTTCGTCCCGACGACGGATAATTTCATCACCAGGTAAATTCATCGTTTCCAAAATTGCTTCCAAATTTTCAGCAACTGTCAGTTTACGAAAAATACTTGCTTCTTGGGCAAGATAACCAACACCCATACGAGCACGGATGTGCATTGGTGCTTTCGTTAAGTCTTCGTTATCGA contains the following coding sequences:
- the rpoN gene encoding RNA polymerase factor sigma-54 produces the protein MKLGASLSQRQTQKLVMTQDLRQSIELLSLSTLELSDKIQNELLENPLLDEVGVDEKSKMPELFSIDEVKRLEKLNHEKSTDVNWQDSYSLEGPRTYDTEASDRNQKYIESSTRGETLEEHLLNQLRLIKLTKLEFEIGEVLISMIDEKGFITDDLTLVSKEMGYPEAKVRRVLQVINELDPIGIGAKDMQETLLIQGRILFPDNIVLHQLIGEFLSDLEKVDYKKIAKNLKITEEDILSLARLIKKLEPYPATTYQGRKIDYVVADVVVKQVGNEFNIFINDEWLPKLTIQEEYKELLNHKLPPKEKEYFQTKYSSAQWLIRSIQQRRQTLQRVVSCIIDFQVDFFRGGIGFIKPLTLKEVAEKLNLHESTISRITTNKYIQTTWGIFELKWFFSSGVKSAEGGKESSKKIHEIIRNLVKEEDENNPLSDQDIVELMEKKGIEIARRTVAKYRKVLRILPSNERKRISSLKG
- a CDS encoding LIC_11548 family sensor histidine kinase, whose product is MPSKFSRFLPSLSDENRYYVRDIFIFFLTLAISVGFSELVFFREEEDISFYSKLDTYVFILIPFFILSLILSYIYRNRRNRETGKIRSSIRYRLTLAFLFVALVPSLPIFILSSNLTGRLIEGFYRVDISNALRSANLLVHQVERENQNSFLELVSKFRSALLREKSEGFTIFQNGIKDGLIEKNEYYLGYREKNKVQFESKNLFRQFSALEFVESEKSGIYLSRYYDHEKSYLVAKFDLDNDRTVMIAERIHKGMESDVLNIINATSTYEKVSLWKEKIPFSVRITIASFSFSMFLIAILFSFLFARRISKPIINLANATKKVSLGESDVRLEKTEEGEMGILIDSFNQMVSDLKAKSDELMHTQRIAAWKEVAQRMAHEIKNPLTPIQLSAQRIQRKFQNPKKENLESVIFDATETIIGQVRVLEHLVKEFSEFARMPVPVLINQHINPILEEAVALFRDTSDIEFELKLAENLPEIFLDKRLFLGVINNLIKNAVEAILSHDNSKEEMDILETKRKKIRVMSKLQKKALRKSVIVEIDDSGPGLKEEWREKIFEPYFSTKEKHGSGIGLTIVQKTIIDHHGHISVENSKLGGCKFRIELPLELS
- the lptB gene encoding LPS export ABC transporter ATP-binding protein encodes the protein MENLVKIYNKRKVVDGVSFYIRKGEIVGLLGPNGAGKTTSFYMSVGFVTPDEGHVFIDNEDLTKAPMHIRARMGVGYLAQEASIFRKLTVAENLEAILETMNLPGDEIIRRRDELLMELQIMRVANQKGYTLSGGERRRCEIARALVTNPDFILLDEPFAGVDPIAVKDIQNVIQSLKERGLGILITDHNVRETLKITDRAYIMYSGRILISGTADDLINDPETRRIYLGEDFKL
- a CDS encoding HPr family phosphocarrier protein, with translation MKQIQLKIREDSTGLHARPASLFVKVAASFPCEIFVMKDDIEVNGKSIMGLMMLALGPGTVFSVKADGNKEEEALQALETLVTQNFETNAK
- a CDS encoding sigma-54-dependent transcriptional regulator, which produces MQKLIYILDDEKEIRKSLRVILEDEDYVVEDFSNGKTLMKALSKERPSLLLLDVWVGKEDGLVILDECKKLFPSLPVVMISGHGTIELAVNATKKGAIDFLEKPLSIEKVIQTIETSIEKTKDSGLPDFQLEVDQILGESPSITRVKFSVFQAAETNARVFIFGENGTGKELTARSIHQNSKRKNEPYIEFNCASLPEDTTEQELFGSEFVQGEPNEIKIGKWELAQHGTLFLDEVCDLSLSLQSKVLKVILDQKLERVGGKETIPVDVRIIAATNSNVEEAIREGKFREDLYYALNVIPIELPPLRERNQDIPLLAEFYLKKSISKNNLSAKTIDREGLDALSSHFWPGNVRELANIIERLSILVPGETIRAKDVKEALHGFKKANEMVARGDLKHAKEEFERQYIIKTLQICEGNVTRTSKALGIERTHLYRKLRSLNISVEQLIEG
- the hprK gene encoding HPr(Ser) kinase/phosphatase, with the translated sequence MPVPGITVETILRDHEDLQLVLVTGEVGLSNRINSAEINRPGLSLTGFFDFFANDRIQILGKGEWAYLNSLSQEKLNEITDKFFEFHLNCIIYTHGNEPQIPFVERAKEKGIPLFKTEIATHRFITLISQILDRALAPRTMRHGVLIEVFGIGTLLTGRSGVGKSETALELIERGHRLVADDMVEIRRLSESYLIGSCSDLLRHHMEIRGLGILNIKDLFGVGSVRDHKLIELIINLKEWEEQTSGDYERTGIEQSMEEILGVSVPYIEIPVKPGRNIPIIVETAAMNQRLRKMGKNSAKEFSNKLNTYIQQSTIETNPIKD